The Acidobacteriota bacterium region CCGTCCTCAGCCGCAGGGAGGACCGCCCCGAGAGCATCAGCTTCTCCTCCGAGACCGCCTGCTCGCACAACAACCTGAAGTTCTTCTCCCTGGCGCAGTCCAAGGCGGGCCGGCACATGGAGCCGTTCCTCATCGACATCGAGTCCGAGTCCGACTGCGGGTACCCCCTGTCCACCCACGAGGGGGAGGAGTTCCTCTACGTCCTGGACGGGGTGATCGAGATCTATTACGGGAAGGAAAAGTACGTCGTGCGCGAAGGGGAGAGCATCTACTACGACTCCATCGTGGAGCACAACGTGCACGCCGCCGGCGGTTCCCGGGCCAGGATCCTGGCCGTCGTCTACACTCCATTCTAGGCAGAAGGACTTATGCAACTCTTCGACCGAACCCTGGGGGAATGGCTGGAGTACTGGGCGGAAACGACTCCCGACCGGGAGTATATCGTCTATTCCGACCGCGACCTGCGCTTCACCTGGCGGCAGTTCAACCGGCGGGTGGACGAGGCCGCCCTCGGCCTGCTCGCCATCGGGGTGCGGAAGGGGGACCACGTCGGCATCTGGGCGCAGAACGTGCCCGAATGGCTGACGTACATGTACGCCTGCGCCAAGCTGGGCGCGGTCTACGTTACGGTCAACACCAACCACAAGCAGCACGAGCTCGAGTACCAGGTGAAACATTCGGACATGCACACCCTTCTCATCACCGAGGGGACCTGGGAGTCGAGCTACGTGGACATGGTCTACGAGATGCTGCCCGAACTGAAGGAATGCATGCGGGGCCGGCTGCGGAGCGAGCGGTTCCCGGTGATGAAAAACGTGGTCTTCATCGGGCAGGAGAAGTACCGCGGGATGTACAACAGCGCCGAGCTGCAGCTGCTCGGGGCCAACATGGACCCGCGGGCGCTCGAGGAGATCAAGCGGACGGTGCGCCCCGACGACGTCATGATGATGCAGTACACCTCCGGCACCACCGGGTTTCCCAAGGGGGTGATGCTGTCGCACTACAACCTGGCCAACAACGGGTACATGACGGGCGAACACATGCAGTTCACGGCCGAGGACAAGCTCTGCGTCTGCGTCCCGCTCTTTCACTGCTTCGGCGTGACCCTGGCCACCACGAACTGCCTGACGCACGGCTGCACCCAGGTGATGGTGGAGCGGTTCGACGCGCTGGTGGTCCTGGCCTCGATCCACAAGGAGCGCTGCACCGCCCTCTACGGCGTCCCCACCATGTTCATCGAGGAGCTCAACCACCCGATGTTCCCGATGTTCGACATGTCCAGCCTCCGGACCGGGATCATGGCCGGGGCCCTCTGCCCGGTGGAACTGATGCGCCGGGTGAGCGACAGGATGTTCATGCGGATCACCAGCGTGTACGGCCTGACCGAGTCGTCGCCGGGGATGACGCAGACCCGCATCGACGACCCCTTCGAATGGCGCTGCCAGACGGTGGGCCGCCCTTACGAGCACACCGAGGTGGCCGTCATCGACCCCAAGACCCGGAAGATCTGCGCGGACGGGGAGCAGGGGGAGATCTGCTGCCGCGGTTACCTGGTCATGAAGGGGTACTACAAGAACCCCGAGGCGACGGCCGAGGCGGTCGACGCCAGCGGCTTCCTCCACTCGGGCGACCTCGGGTACCGGGACGCGGACGGCAACTACCGGATCACCGGGCGGATCAAGGACATGATCATCCGCGGGGGGGAGAACATCTATCCCCGGGAGGTCGAGGAATACCTCTACCACCTGGAGGGGATCAAGGACGTGCAGGTGGTGGGGGTGGCCTCGGAGAAGTACGGCGAGGAGGTCGGCGCCTTCATCATCCTCAAGGAGGGGGCGGAACTGGACGAGGTCGCGGTCCAGGAATTCTGCCGCGGCCGGATCGCCCGCCACAAGATCCCCCGGTACATCTTCTTCGTCGACCGCTTCCCGCTCACGGGCAGCGGCAAGATCCAGAAGTTCAAGCTCCGGGAGCAGAGCCTCGAACTCCTCCGGGAGCGCGGCGTCACCCCGCCCTGAGCCGCGGGATCACTCTTTGTTCATCCAGAACAGGGCGCTCCGGGGCAGGCCGACCATGACTCCGGTCTGGCCGTCCCTCAGGTCGAAGTGCTCGACCATCCGGCGGCCGGCGTGGAATTCGAGAACGAGGTCCGCCCCGTCGGGCTGAAACTGAACGACGGACCTCGGGCCCAGGTCGAGGAGATGGATCCGTCCCGTCAGCACGTGTTCGTCCGGCCTGGGCGGATGCGCGGCATCGCGAAAGGCCACATGTTCCGGGAGGATGCCGACCATGACGCGGGTCCGGGGCGTCGGGTCCTCCTCCCCCGCAGGAAGCGACGCCAAAATTCCGGCGGCCGGGCATTCCACCGTCAGCCAATCCCCCTGCCGCCCCTTCACGACCCCTTCCCAGAGGTTGTTGATCCCCAGGAAGCGCGCGATCGATTCCGTGGCCGGCCGGCGGTACACCGACGCCCTGTCGCCCGTCTGCCGGATGCGTCCGTCCATGAGGATGCTGATCCTGCCGGCCAGGAAATAGGCCTCCATCAGGTTGTGGGTGACGAGCAGGACCGTCAGCCGCTGCCGGCGCTGCAGCTCCCGCAACAGCCGCCAGATCTCCTGCCGGAGCGATTCGTTCAGCGAAGCGAAGGGTTCGTCGAGCAGGACCAGGCGCGGGCGGCTGGCCAGCGCCCGCACCAGCCCGACACGCTGCCTTTCGCCCCCGGAGAGGGTCTGGGGGAGGCGTCCCAGCAGCTCGCCGATGCCCGTGGCCTCGACCAGCATATCGACGAGGGGCTGGTATGAGCCCGGACTGAGGCCGCGCGCGCGGGGGCTGTAACGGATGTTTTCGCGCACGGTCAGGTGGGGGAAGAGCCCGATCGACTGCGGCAGGTAGCCCAGGCCCCGCTCTTCCATCGGCCGGTTCGTGATCTCTTCCCCGTCGAGCCGGATGGATCCCCCCAGCGGCGGCAGGATGCCGAGCAGGGCGTTGAGCAGCGTGGATTTTCCGGAACCGGAGGGGCCGAGCACCGCGTGGCATTCCCCTTGCGCCACCTCCAGGTCGATGCCCCGCAGCCGGAACTCCCCCGCCGCCGCGCTGAGAGCGTTCACCTTAAGCATGCGCCACCTTTCCCAGCAGCCAGCGGGAGAGGGACAGCGCCGCAAGCCCCGTCAGCACCAGCACGAGGATCAGCGCCACCGTTCCCTCGATGTCGGCGCCCGCCAGACGCATGAAAATCGCGATGGGGAGGGTTTCCGTGCGCATTGCCATGGTCCCGGCCACCATGATCGTCGCCCCGAATTCGCCGAGCGCCTTGGCCCACGACAGGATGAAGGCGGCCAGGAGCCCGCGGCGGGCCAGAGGCAGGGTGACGGTGAAAAAGGCGTGGCGCGGCGTCGCGCCAAGGGAGCGGGCGACCGTTTCCAGTTCGACGGGGACCTCGTCGAAGGATGTTTTCAGCAGGCGCACCGCCACCCCGAGGACCGTCACGAACTGCGCCAGGATGATGCCCAGGAAGGTGAAGACGAACCGGACCCCGTAATCCTGGACCCATTCCCCGACCGGGTTGTTGAAGAAGATCAACAGGATCGCGCCCAGCGCCGCGGGAGACACGATGATGGGAAACTCCAGGACGGTGTCGACCAGCTCCCGGAAGCGGAACCGGTAGCGCGACAGTCCGTAGGCCGCCGGCACCGCCAGCAGGATCGCCAGGAGGGCGGCAAGGGAGGCCGCGACGAGGGAGAGGCGGATGGAGAACAGGGTCCGGGCCGAGCCCAGCGTTTCGCGCAGGGTGGAGGGGTCCAGGAACCAGGCGAGGGAGAGGATGAGCCCGCCGTAAAGCCCCAGGACCGCGAGGGCGGCGGCAATGGTGGTGCGGCGAAGATTCATGGGCGGCTTCCCATCGTCCTATTTCCCGACCCACCCGGCGGGCAGGGCATACTCGCCTCCCACCGGCTTTTCGGCGCCCAGCCAGTCCATGGCCTCCCGGGGCGTCGCGAAATATTTGTGGCGGGCGAAAATCCTGCGCCCCTCGGGACCCGCCAGGAAATCGATGAACGCCTGCGCCGCTTTCCTGTCCCGGGTGAACCGGGATACCGCCACCGGGATGTAACCGATCCGGGGCACCTGGGCCGCAGGGATCCGGACCGTCTCGATGCGGGCCGGGTCCCAGTGCTCGAACACGCTCCATCCGATCACGGCGTCCGCCATCTTCAGGGAAATCGCGGTCGCCGTCCGTTCGCACGATTCGGTGTAATTGACGAGATTGCGCCGGAAGGCCGCCTTTTCCGCGGCGCCGAAGGACTTTTCGACGATCTCCACGGCGTAGGTCCCGACGCAGACCGTTTCGGGGTTGGCGATGGCGACGCGCAGGCCGGGCCGGGTCAGGTCCTTCAGGGTGCGGATCCCGTGCGGATTGCCCCTGGGCACGTTGATGGCCGAAACCAGGTAGACGAGGATTCTTTCCGTATCCGCGTAGACGTCCCCGCCGCGCTTGGCTTTTTCCATGTAATCGGACGATCCCGGAAAATAGATGTCCCCCTGGCGGGCCAGCTTCATCTGCGAGAGGACCGACCCGGAACCACCGAACACCAGTTCGATCTTGACGCCGGTTTTTTCCGTGTACAGGCGCGCCGCCTCCTCGGTGGGGGGCTTGGAGGCGGCCCCCGCGTAGACCAGCAGGCTTTCGGCGGCGGTGGCCTCCCCCACGCCGAAGCCCGCCAGGAGCCCGAGAAAAGCAGGAAGGAGTTTTGTCATGACCCGATGCATGATGAATCCTCGAACGCGATAGACGCCCGGCGCGGCTAATGGAGCCAGCGCAGGCTCAGGTGCCAGTTGCGGCCCGGTTCGGGAAAGCCCTCCTGGTAGTGATAATTCCGGTCCAGGAGATTCTTGACCCCTCCCGTGAGGCGCGCGCCCCGCCCGAGCGGGACGATCACCCCCACATCGACGGTGGCGAACCGGGAGGCGGGGACGATGGCCCCGGAATCGTTCGTCGTCACGGTGCCGCTTTCGTAGCGCGCCGCGGCCATCAGGTGAATGTCCCGCGCCAGGCCGTAATCGGCCGTCCCGACGACCTTGTGGCGCGGCGCGCGCACCGGGTGCACCCCCAGCATATTCGAGGGGCCCGAGAGGGTCCAGTTCAAATAGCTGTAGTTCGCGTTGATGGCGAGCCGGGGGACGGGGGCGCTGCGCAGGGTGAATTCCACCCCCTGGTGGGTTTCCGTGCCGACATTGACCGCCTGCTGGCACATCCCGCCCGCCAGGGACGGGCACTGCCCCTCGAACTCTTCCGGAACGAGCGCGTTCTGGATGGCGTCGCCGACGTCGCTTCGGAACAGGTCCGCCTGCAGCATGGTGCCGCGTCCGAGGGCGTGCGCGTACCCCAAATTCCAGTTGCGCGCGTGCTCCGGCTGGAGGGACGGGTTGGGGATCGCCCGGCCGTAGCGGTAGGAGTAGCGGTCCTTGAGGGTCGGGAAGTGGCTCTTGCGCGCAAAGGAGAAAAACAGGGAGCCCGATTCCGACACGGCGTAGGAAAGCGAGGCGAGCGGGTTGAGGCCCCAGGTCCGGGCCAGGCAATCGGAGCCCGGGCAATCGAAAGGGGCGATCGTGTAGACGGTCGCGCGCTCGCTCCCGGAGCCCGTCACCGTCGTCAGCAGGTCCTCGGCGTCCACGGCATCGAGGTAATCGGCGCTGAACCCGACCGTCCCCTTCAGCCGGGAGGAAAGAGTGACGACGTCCTGGACCCCGATCGACATCATCCTGTCGTGCTGCCGTCTCCAGGGCTGGCCGAGGGGCGACTCCCCGGAGTAGGAGATGGAGCTTTCCTCGTGGATGTCGTCCTTCAGAAAAAAGGAAATCCCCAGGGCGTTCCGGGAAAAGCGCCGGGTGGAAAACTCCGCCGAGGTCCCGAGCGAGTGGTCATCCAGGGGCGCGACGCTCGAAAGCCCGGAATAGGTCGCGTCGGTGAAGCCCGTCATGGCGTTGCGGTAACGGTCGTAGAAGACCCGGAGCTTCAGGTCGCCGGTGTTCCCCAGGGTGGTCCGGGAGGTGAAGTAAGCCATCTCCCGCTTCCAGTCGGGCCAGCGCCAGAATTTCGGCTTGTTGTTGCGGGTGTCGGTGCCGGAATAAGGGGGGACCCCGTAGTCCGACTCCTGGCGGACGTAGGAGAGCACGTACTGGTCCCCGTCCCGCGGCGTCCAGCCCAGCCGCCCGTTGAATCGGGTGTCGGCTCGGTCGGAGTTGATCCGTTCGTGGTCCGGCTGCATCGGCGTGGGTTCATACCCGCCCGAGAGCGGGAAGGAGTCCGTCTGGACCCGGTCCACCCCCCCCTGGAGGAAGAAGCGGCGCCAGGCGGTGCCCAGGTGGAGCCACGATTCCAGACGGTCGCCCGAGCCGGTCCCGAGTGCGGCGTCCACGTCCAGCTCCTTTTCCGGCCGGCGCGTCACCAGGTTCACCGAGCCCCCCAACCCGTTCGGCCCCAGCAGGGGGGAGGAGTATCCTTTGGCGACCTCGATGGCGGCGAGGTCGCTCGAGAGAAACCGGCTGACGTCGACGAAGCCGTCGTAGGGGACGTAGAGCGGGATGCCGTCGAGGTAGAGACCCACCTGGCGCGTGTCGAAGCCGCGGATCATGAGGCCCGCGCGGCCGCTCGAGGAGTTGTGGTCCACGCCGATCCCGGGGAGGTGGGGGACCGCCTCGGCGAGATCGACGGCGTACAGGCGCCGGATCTCTTCGTGGTCGAGGGTGGAGACCACGGGGGAGAGGGGCGAAGTCTCCGCCGTGACGCTGATCTCGAGCGTGCCCAGTTCGAAGGGGCGCCCCGGGCTGCGCTCCAGCAGCTTCTGCACGGTCTCGCCGAGCCGGGTGATGACGCTCCTTGTCACCTCGTCGTTCCAGGGCCGCGCCGGGACCTCGGGCGCGGCCACGCCCCCGCCCGGGTAAAGGTCGATCCAGCGCCGGACGGCCGAGACTATCGCCTCGGTCCCGGCCCGCCGCTCTTCGGGGCCGAGCGCTTCGCTCGCGAGGAAAGCCAGGTCGTCGAGCCAGGCGCGCAGCTGTTTCGTCTGCGCTCCCGACGGGGAAGCCCAGAAGAGGGGGGCGAGGAGGAGAAGGAGGGTCAGCGGGCGTCGAAGTGATCGAAGCATAGGCATAGGGCAAAGGCCTCTGTAATGGATCGGGAACGGCGTTCCCGGTTACGGGCGGCACTTATACCATAGCCATGTCGTTTATAAAAAACAAAAAATGCGGCCAGGGTCGTCCCCCTTCCATGTGGCGCGCGGCTGTTTGGAACAGGGGCAATAGCGCAGGTGGCCGTGAAGGGCGGCGGGCCCCGCGCCGGTTACGCCGTAGAAGACCACCCGTTTCCCGCCCCTGCGTCAAATCGGGCCGGAGCGAAGCCGGCCCGTCCCGGGCTAATCCCGTGCCGTTTCGGCCGCGGCCTCGATTTCGGAAAGACGCTTCTCGATGGCGTCGAGTTCCGTCTTGAGCATCTCGGCCTGGTTCCTGAGCGCCTCGGTCTCCGTTCCCGGGTCGGGTGTCCGGTAAGGGGGGTATCCGTATGGGACGGCCCCCCGGCCGAAACGGCTCCATCCCGGCCGCCCGGTGGCGTAATACATGTTGCGCCAGCCGCGGCCGCCGCCTCCGAACCCGCGGCCCCGGCCGTAACCGAAGCCGCGGCCCGGCCCGGGCTGCGCATATCCCGGCGCCCCGAACCCGGCGCAATAGCCGGCCGCGCGTCCAGTCATGGATCCCATTCCCATCGGTCCTGTTCGATCTCCTCCTGGCATGGTCATGCCTCCTTTCCTTTTGTCTACTCTCTTGTCATGAAAGCCCCGCACCTCGGGCATTTGTGCTCGCTGCAGGGGATCCCGCGCTGGTGCGGCAGCGTCGCGCCGCACTGCGGGCAGACGCAATCACCTTCCGGACCGGCGGCGAAGGGGCCGCCCATGCGGCCCGCGCCGCCACCGCGGCCCGCACCGCCACCGCGGCCCGCACCGCCACCGCGGCCAGCGCCGCCGCCACGGCCAGCGCCGCCCCCACGGCCCGCACCGCCCCCACGGCCCGCACCGCCCCCACGGCCCGCACCGCCGCCGCCTCCTGCTCCTCCTGGTTCCATCATTGTGTTTACCTCCTGACACTCGTTGTGCATTCCCCTGCGGCGCCAGCCTTCCCTCCGCCCGCGGCAACCGGGCATGGCAAAGGTATCGTGCCCCAGGGTGTTTCCCATCCAGGCCGCGACGACCTGGTCCAGGTCCCCCGCCACGAAGGGAATAACCTCGATGCCGTAACCGGCTACGATGGCCTGCAGGGTCCGGGTGATGGCGCCGCATACCAGGGTGCCTATTCCCAGCTCCACCAGCCGCAGCGCCTTGTGTGCCGGAAAATCCTCCGGCAGGGTCGCGCGCGTTTCGCGCAATATCCGTCCCGCCCCGACATCCCCGACATCCCCGACATCGATGATGTGAAGCTGGCGGGCGGTGTCGAAAACCGGCGCGATCCGGTTGTCCCAGGCCGAGAAGGCTGTTTTCATCGTCGTACCCCGTCCTTTGTGCCACCCTCTATAGAGCAAATGGCGGGCCAGAGGCGACGCCGCCGATCCGGTCGGGGCAAGATGTGGATATGGAATCAGATAGGGCTTGCAGGCGGGGGAGGGGGATCCCGGTAGGGTAGCACGGAGGCTACTTTACCGGGGTCCAATCGCTGCAAAAATGCAACTCTCGAGGTCTACTCAGCCCTGCACTCGAAGCTGGACGCGTCGTCGAGGTCGCCCGAGCCTTTATACGCCGCCGTCTGCGGGTAGGGGCAGAGGGGGCGCGAGCGCGGCTTCTGACCCGGGCCGGTGCTTGCCCGGATGCCTTCGGGTGCCTCGCCCGTTTCCACCCAGCGGTCGATCACCGAGAGCATGTCGGTGACGGCGGGGGCGTCGCCGCCGCCGCAGTGGCCGGCACCGGGGATCATGAAGAGGCGGACCGATCCGGCCGCCTCTTCAGGGTCCATCTTCTCCGTCATCGATTTGTAGAAGTCGATGGTGTTCCCCGCCGGGATCAGGCCGTCCGCCCAGCCGTGCGAGAGGAGGAGCTTCCCCCCCCGCTCGAAGAACCGCCGGAGTCCGTCGGCCGGGACGTCCAGGATGTCGCTCCCGGCCCGGAACGATTCGGCCAGGTCCCGGTCGTAGTCGAAGGAGCGGAAGTCCCACTTCGGATCCTTGAACACAATGTCGCGGAAGTAGGAGGTGGCCACCGGGAACGGTTCTTTGCCGCTGACCAGTGCCATCAGCTGCTGCTCGCTCCCCGGGGGGAAGCCGGCGAAGACCAGCTCCCCTGTGCGCGGGTTTTTCACCCCGGCGTAGATGTCACGGAGCGCCTCGACCTGCGGCGCGGTCAGGCAGTCGGCCTTGCCGCCGTCGCGGCACTGGAGCCGGGCGGGATCGAAGCCGCATCCCTCGGGGTCGGCCGCGATCCCGTCCCTGAGCCCGTCCTCGGGGTCGCATTGATTCAGAAAGGCCTGGTTGACCGCCATCAGTTTGGGCGCCGGGAGGGCGCGTGGTTCCTCGCTCATCGTGGCGTAGCCGGTCCAGAGCGTGCTCAGCATCAGGCCCACCATGGGGTTGGCCGGCGCCATCGCGGAGATGCCGTCGTAATCCTCGGGGTATCGGTACCCCTCCATGAGCCCCTGCCGGCCCCCCGTGGAGCAGCTGACCCAGAGCGACCTCTGCTCCTTGCGCCCGTAATAGGCGGCGATGAGGATCTTCGCCTTCACCGTCATTTCGTGCACCGCCCGGTAGCCGAAATCGATCAGCTTCTCCGGGTGGCCGACGGCGAAACGGGCGTCCATGCCGCTGCCGACATGGCCGGTGTCCGTCGCCACGGTGGCGTAGCCTTCCGCCAGGGGTTCGGCCAGCGCGGAATAGCTGATGCTGCCGGCCCACACCCCGTTGCCGATCCCGACCAGCTTGCCGTTCCACTTCTCGGCCGGCATCCAGATCTCGATCCTGATGTCGGAATCGGTCGTGGGCGTGAGCGTGGCGGTCACCCGGCAGAAGGCGGGTGCGGCTTTGAACGCGGCCGTACCTCCCGGCCCCCCCGCGAGCATCCCCCCGCCCCCGGGCGGGGTGAAGGCGCCCGCCGCGACCAGGGAGGCCGAGGTGATTTTCCCGTCCGGCAGCGAAAGCGAGGCGAGACTCTCGCAGGACGCAGCCCGGGTCGGCGCAGCCAGGAGGAGTGCGCCTGCGGCCGCCGCGCAGAATATTTTTGCCACATAGCTCAACATGGTTTTCTCCTTGAATAGCGGTTGAAAATCCGGGCTAGCGCAGCTCGAGGACCACGACCGATTTCGCCGGCAGGCGCAGGTCGAGCCGGCCCCCTTCCAGCTTCGCCCCCGTAAAGGGGACGGGGTGGAGCGTTTCCGGGTTTTCGAAAGTGTTGTGCGCATCCATGGCCTCCGCCGTCAGGACTCTGCCCGTGACCGCCGAGACCGGCGCGCCCTCGATTTCCACCGAGACTCCGCTGGCGGCGTGAGGATCGAGGTTCACCAGGCCGATCACGAGCGATCCGTCCTTCGCCCGCGCGGCCGAGGCGGTGACCCGGGGAACGGACCAGCGGTCGTGGCTGTAGGTGCCCGTCTCTACCTCGGCCGGGAGGGAGACGGCGTCCTGGAACGGACGGTACATGTGGAAGGCGTGATAGGTCGGGGTCCGGACCATCGCGGGTCCGTCGGTGAGGATCATCGCCTGCAGCACGTTGACGGTCTGGGCGATGGCCGTCATCCGGACCCGGTCGGCGTACTTGTGGAAGATGTTGAAGTTCGCCGCGGCCACGAGGGCGTCCCGCAGGGTGTTCTGCTGGACGAGAAACCCGGGGTTGGAGCCCGGCTGGGGCCGGTACCAGGTCCCCCACTCGTCGACATACAGCCCGGTCTTCACGCGCGGCCGGCCGCCGGAGCGCGCTTTTTCGAGCTCCGACAGGAGCGCGTCCTGCCGGGCGATGAAGCCGTCGATCCGGAGGGTGTTGGCAAGGGTCCGGATCCATCCCTCCTCGTCGAAGCCGGTGGCCGTGTCCTTGTCCTCCCAGCGTGGTCCCAGGATGGTGTAGTAATGGAGCGAGATCGCGTCCATCCGGCCCCGCACGTTCTTCATCAGGGTTTCGGTGAAGACCGTCTCGCCGTCGTGGTCGCCCGACGCCAGAAGCTCCGGCATCGCCCCGGGGCGCGTCTTCATGAAGGTGGCGTACTGGTTGTAGAGGTCGGCGTAGTACTCGGGGCGCATGTTCCCGCCGCAGCCCCAGGTCTCGTTCCCCAGGGCGTAGATGGAAACCTTCCAGGGCCGTTCCCGGCCGTTGGCCTTCCGTTCCCGCACCAGGGTCGTGTCCTGGTCCCCCGTCATGTACTCCAGCCACTCGGCCGCTTCCCGGGGGGTGCCGGTCCCGACGTTGGCGTTCACGTAGGCGTCGGCGCCGATCAGCTCGACGAAATCGAAAAACTCGTGGGTGCCGAAGGCGTTGTCCTCGGGGACCCCGCCCCAGTTGGTGTTGATGCGGACCGCGCGCCGCTCCCGCGGGCCGATCCCGTCGCGCCAGTGGTATTCGTCGGCGAAGCAGCCGCCGGGCCAGCGCACCATCGGGACCCGAAGCTCCCGGAGGGCGGCGATGACGTCGTCGCGCAACCCCCGGGTGTTCGGGATCGGGGAGTCCTCGCCGACAAAGACGCCGCCGTAGATGCCGCTTCCCAGGTGCTCCGAGAACTGGGCGTAGACATTCTTGTCGATGACGGGGCCCGGATGGTCGGCCCGCACGACGACGGTGGTGTCGGCCGCCGCCACGGCGGAGGCGGGCAGGGCGGCCGTCAGCAAAAGCGTCAGCGCTCTGATGAAAGGTCTCATGGATGTACCTCCGGTCGGTTGTGTCTTTCTAACGGATGAAGTTGCCCGTGCGCAGGTCGGCGAATGCCTGCTCGAGCTCCTGTTTCGTGTTCATCACGATCGGGCCGCCCCAGGCGACCGGCTCCCGCAGGCGCGGCCCCTCCAGGAACATGAAGCGGAGCGGCCGCTCCGCGGCCGAGACCACGATCGTGTCCCCTTCCCCGAAGAGGAGGGCCGATTTTTCGGCGTAGCGCGTTCCCGCCACGAGAGCGTCCCCCTCGAGCAGGAACAGGAAGCTGTTTTGCTCCGGACTGGTCGGGAGGGCCAGGGTCTTCCCCTCCTTCAGCTGAAACTCCATCACCGTCGCCTGGAGGTGGTGGGGAGTGCGGCCCGCCGCCCCTTCCCACTCGCCGGAGATGACGCGCAGGCGGTAGTCCTCCCGGGCGATCTCGAGGGTGTCCTCCCGGCGGATATCGAAGTATTTCGGCTCCGTCATCTTCTCCCGCGCGGGGAGGTTGAGCCAGAGCTGCAGCCCCAGCATGCGGCCCGAGGGTTGCGGCATCTCCTCGTGCAGGATGCCCGAGCCCGCCGTCATCCACTGTGTCCCCCCGTCGGTGATCACCCCGCCGTTACCCAGGCTGTCCTTGTGGACGATCTCCCCCCGGACCAGGTAGGTGACGGTTTCGATCCCCCGGTGCGGGTGCATCGGGAACCCCCGGACGTAGTCATCCGGGTTCGTGCTGTCGAAGGAATCGAGCATCAGAAAGGGGTCGAAATCCTCCACGGTGTCCCGCCCCAGCACGCGCACCAGGCGCACCCCCGCCCCGTCCACCGTCCGCTCGCCCCGGGCGACGCGCACCACTTTCTTTTCGGCCATGGCCTTCCTCCTTCCGGCGTGGGAAATGTCCTGTCGATCGTTGCCCTCCATAGTACAATGCGGGTCATGAAAAGACCAAAATCCTTATCGCTGCTGGCGCCGGTGCTCGGCGTGGCCCTGTTTTCGTCCCTTCCGGCTGCGGCGGCGGAGAAGGACAACATCGCCCTGCGCCGCGCCGCCTGGCATTCGAGCGCCGCCAACGTCGACAACACCGCGCAGCTGGTCGCCGACGGCGTCCTCGGAACCCTCTCGGACGAGGTCATCGACACGGGCGGCACCTCCGCTTCCAACCCCACCTACGGGCAGATGGTCCCGGGACGGGTCGAGAGCGAGTGGATCAGCGCCGGCGGGGGGGAGGAGTGGGTCCATCTCGATCTCGGGGCCGGCGCCCGGATCGGGAAGGTCACGGTGTACTGGGGTTCGAGCTACGCGGTCGAATACGACCTCCAGGTGTCGCAGGACGCCCGCGCCTGGCAAACGGTTGCGGGCGCCCGGGGCCGGGCCGGCGGCGCGGTGGCGACGGAGATCGATGCGCGTGCCCGCTACCTGCGCGTCCTCTGCCGGACCTCCTCGGGCGGCGACTACCGGATCCGCGAGATCGAGGTCGGGGGGGAAAGCGGCCCGCCTTACCGCCTCCCGCCGCAGCCCGCCCCGGAGGAGGACGGGACGCAGCGGCTGACGGGCGGCAACTGGAGGATCGAGCGCGCATCGCTGGTGAAAGCCGACGGCGCGACCCTCAGCGCGGCAGGGTACGACGATTCCGGCTGGCTCCCGGCCACGGTGCCCGGCACCGCCTTCGTCTCCTGGCTCCGTGCCGGCGCGGTCCCCGACCCCTATTACGACGACTGGCAGTTCCAGGCCTCCGACATCTTCTTCACCGCCGATTTCTGGTACCGAAACTCGTTCGAGATCCCGGAGGCGCAACGGGGGCGGCGGGTCTATCTCGACTTCGACGCGATCAACTGGAAGGCCGACGTCTGGCTCAACGGCCGCCGGCTCGAGAACGACCTCGCGGGGTACGCTCACTCGATCGAGGGCGCCTTCATCCGCGCCCGGTTCGACGTCACGGCGCTGGCGCGCTTCGGCGGGCCGAAC contains the following coding sequences:
- the modA gene encoding molybdate ABC transporter substrate-binding protein, whose protein sequence is MTKLLPAFLGLLAGFGVGEATAAESLLVYAGAASKPPTEEAARLYTEKTGVKIELVFGGSGSVLSQMKLARQGDIYFPGSSDYMEKAKRGGDVYADTERILVYLVSAINVPRGNPHGIRTLKDLTRPGLRVAIANPETVCVGTYAVEIVEKSFGAAEKAAFRRNLVNYTESCERTATAISLKMADAVIGWSVFEHWDPARIETVRIPAAQVPRIGYIPVAVSRFTRDRKAAQAFIDFLAGPEGRRIFARHKYFATPREAMDWLGAEKPVGGEYALPAGWVGK
- a CDS encoding helix-turn-helix domain-containing protein, translated to MAHTITVGSRIRSIRESKNITAEQAAERAGLTPAQLERIEGDRNLPSLAPLVRIARALGVRLGTFLDDSDGLGPVLSRREDRPESISFSSETACSHNNLKFFSLAQSKAGRHMEPFLIDIESESDCGYPLSTHEGEEFLYVLDGVIEIYYGKEKYVVREGESIYYDSIVEHNVHAAGGSRARILAVVYTPF
- a CDS encoding ATP-binding cassette domain-containing protein; the protein is MLKVNALSAAAGEFRLRGIDLEVAQGECHAVLGPSGSGKSTLLNALLGILPPLGGSIRLDGEEITNRPMEERGLGYLPQSIGLFPHLTVRENIRYSPRARGLSPGSYQPLVDMLVEATGIGELLGRLPQTLSGGERQRVGLVRALASRPRLVLLDEPFASLNESLRQEIWRLLRELQRRQRLTVLLVTHNLMEAYFLAGRISILMDGRIRQTGDRASVYRRPATESIARFLGINNLWEGVVKGRQGDWLTVECPAAGILASLPAGEEDPTPRTRVMVGILPEHVAFRDAAHPPRPDEHVLTGRIHLLDLGPRSVVQFQPDGADLVLEFHAGRRMVEHFDLRDGQTGVMVGLPRSALFWMNKE
- a CDS encoding AMP-binding protein, which translates into the protein MQLFDRTLGEWLEYWAETTPDREYIVYSDRDLRFTWRQFNRRVDEAALGLLAIGVRKGDHVGIWAQNVPEWLTYMYACAKLGAVYVTVNTNHKQHELEYQVKHSDMHTLLITEGTWESSYVDMVYEMLPELKECMRGRLRSERFPVMKNVVFIGQEKYRGMYNSAELQLLGANMDPRALEEIKRTVRPDDVMMMQYTSGTTGFPKGVMLSHYNLANNGYMTGEHMQFTAEDKLCVCVPLFHCFGVTLATTNCLTHGCTQVMVERFDALVVLASIHKERCTALYGVPTMFIEELNHPMFPMFDMSSLRTGIMAGALCPVELMRRVSDRMFMRITSVYGLTESSPGMTQTRIDDPFEWRCQTVGRPYEHTEVAVIDPKTRKICADGEQGEICCRGYLVMKGYYKNPEATAEAVDASGFLHSGDLGYRDADGNYRITGRIKDMIIRGGENIYPREVEEYLYHLEGIKDVQVVGVASEKYGEEVGAFIILKEGAELDEVAVQEFCRGRIARHKIPRYIFFVDRFPLTGSGKIQKFKLREQSLELLRERGVTPP
- a CDS encoding ABC transporter permease; this encodes MNLRRTTIAAALAVLGLYGGLILSLAWFLDPSTLRETLGSARTLFSIRLSLVAASLAALLAILLAVPAAYGLSRYRFRFRELVDTVLEFPIIVSPAALGAILLIFFNNPVGEWVQDYGVRFVFTFLGIILAQFVTVLGVAVRLLKTSFDEVPVELETVARSLGATPRHAFFTVTLPLARRGLLAAFILSWAKALGEFGATIMVAGTMAMRTETLPIAIFMRLAGADIEGTVALILVLVLTGLAALSLSRWLLGKVAHA